Genomic window (Microbacterium oxydans):
CGGCGCGCAGCGGCTCCGTCAGCGCGAAGATGTGGGTGCGACGGCCGGCCAGCATGCGGGCTCCGGCGTCCGGTTCATAGCCCAGCGTGTGCACCGCGTCCTCGATGCGCTTGCGCGTCTTCTCGGAGACCGGACGCTTGCCGCTGAGCGCGTAGGAGACGGTGCTGATCGATACCCCGGCGGCGTGCGCCACCTCGTGGATCGTCGTCATGCGGACTCCATCGTCATCGGGGCGACCGCATCGTCGAAGCGCTTCGCCTGTTCCTTCTCAGCGATGATAGACAGCCGATGTCGGGGAGCGCAAGCTTTTTGTGGTTGCGCGCAACAAATTCGTCCACGGTGCATGGGAGCGGTCCCGCCGGAGGGCGACGAGGTCTCGATGGGGGAGGGGATTCGAGACCCCGCCGCCGGTCTAGGTCGTGACGCGGATCTCGGCGATGACCTCGCCGTAGGCGGTCTCGCCGACGGGGGTGAACCCGACGCGGTGGAAGAACGTCTCCGGTCCTCCCTCACCCGCCTCGTAGATCACGTCGACGTGGTCGACGCCGCGTGCGCGGGCCTCGTCGACCAGTGCCTCGACGGCGTAGCGGCCGACACCGCGACCCTGGTCGTCGGCGTCGACGTTGATGCGCCACAGCACGGAGCGGAAGTGCTCCTCCGGCGCCTCGGGGTCGAAGTTCGCGCTGACGAAGCCGACGACCTCGTTGCGGTCGAGGATGACCCGCTGCCAGGACGTCTGCGGGTTGATGACGGTGGCCGCGATCCCGTACGAGACCGGAGCGAGGAACTGCTCCTGTCCGGGCTTGAGCGACAGGTTGTTCACGGCGACGATCGTCGCAGCGGAGAGTTCGACCATGCGCAGTTCGGACATGTCCCCAGGCTAACCCCTCGCGCGCGGAGGTACACGTTTCGGGCGAACATTTCACCTCGGCGTCGTCGACCCGCGCCGTGGAGAGCGTGCGCGTCACCGCCCCGAATACGCGATCCAGGCCACTCAGGTATCTTGGTATCGAGACAAATAGCCCCGTGAACGGAGAACCTCCCGGTGACCGACGACGCCATCATCTACACGTACACAGACGAGGCACCGGCGCTCGCCACCGCCTCGTTCCTTCCGATCATCCAGGCATACACCGGCCAGGCCGGCATCGAGGTCGAGACGCGAGACATCTCTCTGGCGGGCCGCATCCTCGCCGCGTTCCCGCAGAAGCTCACCCCCGAGCAGCAGGTCGGCGACGCGCTCGCCGAGCTGGGCGGCCTCGCCACGCTCCCCGAGGCGAACATCATCAAGCTGCCGAACATCTCGGCTTCCATCCCGCAGCTCAAGGGCGCCATCGCGGAGCTGCAGAAGCAGGGCTACGACATCCCGGACTTCCCGGACGAGCCGTCCTCCCTCGAGGAGAAGGACGTGCGCGCCCGCTACGACCGCATCAAGGGCTCCGCCGTGAACCCCGTGCTGCGCGAGGGCAACAGCGACCGCCGCGCCCCGCTCGCGGTGAAGAACTACGCCAAGAAGCACCCGCACCGCAACAAGCCGTTCGCGAACGGATCGAAGACCCGCGTCGCGACCCTCGGCCACGACGACTTCAAGCACAACGAGCGCTCCTGGGTCGCCGCCCACGACGACGTCCTGAGCTTCCGTCACACGGCGGAGGACGGCACGGTCACCGTGCTCAAGGAGGGCCTCAAGGTCCTTCCGCGCGAGATCATCGACGCCACGTTCCTCTCCGCCACGGAGCTGGACGCCTTCCTCGCCGAGACGCTGAAGACGGCCAAGGCCGACGACGTGCTCTACTCGGTGCACCTCAAGGCGACCATGATGAAGGTCAGCGACCCGATCATCTTCGGTCACGTCGTGAAGGCGTTCTTCGCCGACGTGTTCGCCCAGTACGGCGACAAGCTCGCCGCCGCCGGGCTCAGCGCCAATGACGGGCTCGGCTCGATCCTCTCGGGTCTCGCGAACGTCGCGGACGGCGCGGAGATCGCCGCCGCTTTCGACAAGGCCATCGCCGAGGGCCCGCGCCTGTCGTACGTGAACTCCGACAAGGGCATCACGAACCTGCACGTGCCGAGCGACGTGATCGTCGACGCGTCGATGCCCGCGCTGGTGCGCAACGGCGGCAAGCTGTGGGGCAAGGACGGGGAAGAGGCGGACACGCTCGCCGTCATCCCGGACTCCTCGTACGCGAGCGTCTACCAGGCCGTGATCGACGACGTGATCGCGAACGGCCCGCTCGACCCGGCCACCATCGGCACCGTCCCGAACGTGGGGCTGATGGCGCAGGCCGCCGAGGAGTACGGCAGCCACGACAAGACGTTCGAGATCGCGGCGGACGGCATCGTCCAGGTGCTCGACAGCGAGGGCACGGTGCTCATCGAGCACACGGTCGGCAAGGGCGACATCTGGCGCGCGACGCAGACCAAGCACATCCCGGTGATGGACTGGGTCAAGCTCGCGGTGACCCGCGCGCGGGCGACCGGCGACCCCGCCGTGTTCTGGCTCGACGCGAACCGCTCGCACGACGCGCAGATCATCGCCAAGGTGCACCAGGGCCTCGCGACCCTCGACACCAAGGGCCTCACGATCACGATCCTCGCCCCCGAGGAGGCCACGCGCTACACGCTCGCGCGCATGCGTCACGGCCTCGACACCATCTCGGTCACCGGCAACGTGCTGCGCGACTACCTGACCGACCTGTTCCCGATCCTCGAGGTCGGCACCAGCGCCAAGATGCTCTCGATCGTCCCGCTGCTCGCGGGCGGCGGACTGTTCGAGACCGGTGCCGGTGGTTCCGCGCCGAAGCACGTGCAGCAGCTCGTCGAGCAGAACTACCTGCGCTGGGACTCGCTGGGCGAGTTCTTCGCGCTGGCCGCGTCCCTCGAGCACTTCGCCGACCGCACGGGCAACGAGAAGGCGCGCGTGCTGGCCGAGACGCTGGACGCCGCGACCGGGACGTTCCTCGAGGAGGACCGCTCGCCGGGCCGCGCTCTGGGCACGATCGACAACCGCGGCAGCCACTACTACCTGAGCCTGTACTGGGCCCAGGAGCTGGCGAAGCAGACCAAGGACGCGGATCTCGCGGCCGCCTTCGCCCCGATCGCCGAGACCCTCGCGAAGAACGAGGAGACCATCGTCTCCGAGCTCAACGCGGTGCAGGGCACGCCGGTCGAGATCGGCGGCTACTACCGTCCGGACGACGCGCTCGTGACCGCCGTCATGCGTCCGTCCGCGACGCTGAACGGCATCGTCGACGCGCTGCGCTGACACACGGAAGAAGGGGGCGGATGCTGCGGCATCCGCCCCCTTCTTCGTACCCGCCGTGGCCGGTCGACGGCAGGCGCACGGGCCGAAACCCAGACGAGAGCGTCACGCCACGGCGCGTCCGGCGCGGACACGCGGGTGCGCCGGCATCCGCTCTCCGCTCTGGATCCGCGCTGGATCAGCTTTGTCCGCGGGCGCGCCGGTCAGCGACCGGTGCGGGTCAGTTGTAGACGGAGACCTCGAGGCCCTCGGGGGACCAGTCGTAGACGTACTTGGCGAGGTCGATCGGCAGGTTGACGCAGCCGTGGCTCATCCGGTTGCCGAAGTTGTTGTGCCAGTAGGTGCCGTGGAAGCCGATGTTCGGCGCGAACCAGGTGATCCAGGGCACGTCCTCGGTGCAGTAGGGGGCGCCTTCGTAGCAGCCCATGTCCTGCATCGCGGTGTGCGCGAACACCTTGAAGTTGCCGGTCGGCGTCGGTGTGCCCGGCAGGCCGGTGGAGACCGCCCAGGACTTCACGACCTCGTTGTTCTGGAAGAGGTACGCACGCTGCTGGCTGAGGTTGATCTCGATGCGGCGGGCCAGGTTCACGGTCTTGAACGGGGTCTCGCTCACGGTGAGTGCGAACACGCCGTCGCCCGCGGCGAGCTGCTGGGCGAACTGGTCGGCGACGCCCGAGGTGTCTCCGACCGCGCGCCCCGTGGCACCCGTCTGCTCCGCGCGCAGCACGTTGCCGGCGGAGTCGACGATGTTGGTGGCGTTGACCGGGGCACGGTCGACGAGCTTGGGGAGCGTGTCGACGGTCGCCTGGATGGCCTGCGCGTCGGCTTCGATGCGCAGCTGTCCGTCGTCGTCGACGACCTTCAGCCAGGTCGCGGCCACCGCGGGCTTGACCGGCACGGTGCGCTCGTCGCCGACGTAGAAGCCGATCTTCCCGAGCATCGTGTTCAGCTCGGCGGCCGTGGCCGTCGCATCGTCGTCGGACACGGCGGGCAGCGCCTCGGCGGGGCCGCCGGGGTAGTCGAACGACGCGCTGCCGGCGGCGACCGCGTCGACGAAGGCGGCGTTGAGATCGGCGACGTCGATGCCGGTACCGGCATCGGACGGCGTGATGATGTACTTCCCGGTGGTGGCGTCGAAGGCGACACCCGCGTCCACGGGGTCGACGAAGCTGGCCGGGACCGCGTCGCGCAGAGCCGCGGTCGCCTTGTCGGCGTCGAGGGCGATCTCGGCGGGAACCGGGTCGCCCATCCAGGATCCGAGGTTCCACATCGGCCGCTCGGCGAACGCGGTGTCGGCCAGGGCGGTCGCATCGACGGTCGCGCCCAGGTCGGCGCCGGAGAGGACGGTGCCGTCCCCGTCTCCGGTGAGCGTGACCTCGGTCTCGGCGAGGTGGGAGTTGATGGCCTCGGCGGCGGCGCCCGGGGTCATCCACCCGACGGGGATGCCGGCGACCGTGGTGCCGGGGGCGATGAGGATCATGGAGGCGGCGCCCGCGCCCAGCACGACGGCTCCGACGCCCAGGCCGATCCAGAGGCCGAGGCGGCGCTTCTTGGGGGACGGCTCGACGGGAGCCCAGGCCAGGGGCTGCTCGCCCGTGTTCGGCGGCACGACCTCGGTGGAGGCCTCGCCCGGCGTGAGTACGGCGGTGGGTGCGGAATCGTCACCGTGCGCCTCGGCTGCTGCGCCCGGCGCAGAAATCAGATCGGTCACGAACTTCACCCCCCGGCTCTCAAACGTGTCCTGACGTCCAATGGTACGGGATGGGAGGTAACGGGGAGGCAACGGAAGTGATATCGTGCGCCTCCCCGCCCGGGGAATCAGTCGACGATCGCGATGCCGTCGATCTCGACGAGCATCTCCTCACGCGGCAGGCCCGTGAAGACGGTGGTGCGCGAGGGCAGCACGTCGCCCGTCGTGTGGGCGCTGACGAAGGCGCCGTAGGCGTCGTTCATGATGGGGAAGTCCTCGCGCTTGGTGAGGTAGACGCGCAGCATCACGACGTCGTCGAACGTCGCGCCGGAGGCCTCGACGATCGCCTTGACGTTCTCGAGCGTGCGGGTGGTCTGCGCGGCGACGTCTCCCGGGAAGAGGTACTCGTTCGTCGTCGGGTCGACGGGGCCCTGGCCGGAGACCTGGACGAACGGGCCCTTGCGCACTCCCTGCGAGAAGGTGTGTGCGGGGGCGGGGGCGGCGTCGGTGGAAACTCGGGTCTTCGCGGTCATGCCGCCAGCCTAGTAGCCTTGTTAGATGCCTCTACAAATTCCGGATCCCGTTCTCGGCGCCTGGACGAAGGGGTTCCCGGCGCAGGCCGCGGGACTCCGTCTCTCGGAGGTCGCCGCAGCCGGCCTGCACCTCTCGGACCTGGTCACGCCGGTCCTCACGGTGCATGAGGATGCGCTCACGCACAACGAGGAGACCGTCTTCGCCTGGGCCGAGGGCCGCGGAGTGCTGCTCGCGCCGCACGGCAAGACCACGATGGCGCCGGCGCTGTGGCAGCGGCTGCTCGATGCGGGCGCGTGGGGGATCTCGGTGGCGACGCCGTGGCAGGCCGAGGTGGCCGTGGATGCGGGCGTCGCGACCGTGCTGATCGCCAACGCCGTCACCGACCCCGCCGCCGTGCGCCAGCTGGGCGCCTTGCTCGCCGCGGACGAGGGGCTGCGCGTGCTGTGCTGGGCGGACTCGCTCGTCGGCGTCGAGATCCTGGCCGCAGGGATGCGCGACGCCGCGCGACCGCTGGACGTGCTGGTGGAGCTCGGCGGTGCGCACGGACGCACGGGCGCCCGCACGCTCGACGAGGGGGAGCGGATCGCCCGGGCGATCGCCGAGGCCCCGGGGCTGCGGCTCGCGGGTGTCGCGGGATACGAGGGGCCCTTCGGCCCGGACCGCAGCGCGGCTTCCGTCGCCGCGGTCGACGCCTACCTGCGCACGCTCATCGAGCTGCACGAGCGACTGACGTACGACGACGACGTGCGGCCGGTGCTCACGGCCGGCGGCAGCTCGTTCCCCGACCGCGCCGCGGAGGTGCTGGCGCCGCAGAACGGCACGGCCGACATCGTGCTGCGCTCCGGGGCGTTCCAGATCCACGACGACGGGTTCTACTCGCGGATGTCGCCGTTCGGGCCACTGACCGGCACCGCGCCGCTGCGCTCCGCGATGCACGCCTGGTCGCGCGTCGTGTCCCACCCCGAGAACGGCCTCGCTCTGCTCGACGCAGGGCGGCGGGATGTGCCGTTCGACCTCGACCTGCCGGTTCCGCAATCGGTTGCGGGGGAGATCACCGCGCTGAACGATCAGCACGCGTTCCTCCGACTCGCGGCCGACGACGGTGACGCCGCGGGTGCCGAGGTCGGCGATGTCGTGCGCCTCGGACTCTCGCACCCGTGCACCGCCTTCGACAAGTGGCGGGTGGTCGCGGTGATCGACGATCCGGACGCCGCCGATCCCCGCGTGATCGGAGCGGTCGCGACATGCTTCTGAGCGCGGAGAAGGCCGCTGACGGCCTGGTACGGATCTACCGCGGAGCGACCGTCGTCGACGGCACCGGATCGCCGCGCCAGGTGGCGGACGTCGCCGTCGAGGGCGCCAGGATCGTCGCGGTGCTGCCCGGGGGAGCGGACTCCGACGCCCTCGAGCTTCCCGAGGGAGCGGTCGAGGTGGACGCGACCGGCCTCGTCCTCGCCCCCGGCTTCATCGACATGCACGCGCACAGCGACTTGGCCGTCCTGACCGGAGCCGCCCACGACGCCAAGATCCGGCAGGGCGTCACGACCGAGGTGCTCGGGCAGGACGGTCTCGGCTATGCGCCGCTCGACGACGCCACGGCCGCCGTCATCCCCGCCCAGATCGCCGGCTGGAACGGGCTGCCGCCCGTCGCACCGTGGCGGACCATGGACGACCTGCTCGCGGCGATCGACGAGGCGGCGGTCACGAACGCCGCCGTCCTGGTCCCGCAGGGGAACCTCCGGATGATCGTCGTCGGACACGAGAACCGTCCCGCGACGTCGGACGAGATCGCCGCGATGGCCGAGATGCTCGGGGCCGCGCTGGACGCGGGCGCCTTCGGGATGTCGAGCGGCCTCACCTACACGCCGGGGATGTATGCCGACGTCGCCGAGCTGGAGGCCCTGTGCCGTGTCGTCGCCGAGCGCGGCGGCTACTGGGCTCCGCACACCCGCAGCTACGGCGGGGGAGCGCTCGACGCCTACCGGGAGGCGCTGGACATCGGCCGCCGCACCGGCTGCCCCGTGCACCTCACCCACGCGACCATGAACTTCACCCCGAACCGGGGGCGCGCGGATGAGCTCCTCGCGCTGATCGACGAGGCGATCGCCGACGGCGTCGACGTCACGCTGGACACGTACCCGTATCTGCCGGGTGCGACCACGCTCGCCGCCCTGCTCCCGAGCCGGCTGGCCGCGACGGGCGACCTGCTGCGGACGCTCTCCGCGCTCGACGCCGACGGCCGCGAGGCCGTGCGCGTGGAGCTCGAGGAGATCGGCTGCGACGGCTTCCACGGGGAGAGGGCCGACTGGACCCAGATCCAGATCTCCGGCACCGCGAATCCCGCCCTCGCGGACCTCGTCGGCCGCACGGTCGCGGAGATCGCCGCGGACACGGGTCGCCGGGCCGTCGACGTCGTGCTCGACACGGTGATCGCGGACGGCGGGGCCACCGGCATCCTCATGCACATCGGCGACGAGGACAACGTGCGCGCCATCATGCGCCACCCCCAGCACGCGGGCGGAAGCGACGGGATCCTGATCGGCGCCCGTCCGCACCCGCGGGGTCGCGGCACGTTCCCGCGCTACCTGGGTCACTACGTGCGCGAACTCGGCATCCTCACCCTGGAGGAGGCCGTGCGCCATCTGGCCGGCACGCCCGCGCGGCGTCTGGGACTCGACCGTGGTGACGCGCCGCGCGGCATCATCCGTGCGGGAGCCGTCGCCGACCTGGTGCTGTTCGACCCGGATCTGATCGCCGCCGGAGCGACGTTCGACGATCCTCTCGCCACCCCGCAGGGCATCGTCGAGGTGCTGGTGAGCGGTGTCGCCGTGCTCACCGACGGCGAGCCGACCGGCGCCACGCCCGGGCGGGCTCTGCGGATGCCGCCTCCGGCGCACCGGTCGACCGTGCCGCGCATCGAGGCCCGCATCGACCCCCTGGCACCCGGGTTCCGCTGGTCCGGAGCGACTCCGGTCCTCGTCTCCTCCGAAACCGCCACCTTCGACAACGCCGCCTCCGCGCTCGCCGCCTCCGTGGCACGGCTCAGCGGGGGAGCGCACGACGACGCACTGCCGCCCATCCGCCTGCTGATCGACGAGGGGCTCGGAGCGGACGCCGCATCGGCAGGGCGCATCGGAGCCGAGGCCTTCCGGGTGAGCGTCACCGAGGCCGGCGTCGAGATCAGAGGGGCGAGCCCCGCGGGCGTCTACCGCGGAGCCACCACGCTGCGACAGCTCCGCGATCCGGATGCGGCCACGGCGCTGATCCCCGCCGGAGTCTGGGAGGGAGCGCCTGCGTACGCCTGGCGGGGGACGATGCTCGACGTCGCCCGGCACTTCCGACCCGTCGACGAGGTCCGACGCCTCATCGACCTGCTCGTCGATCATCACCTCAACGTCCTGCACCTGCACCTCACGGACGATCAGGGGTGGCGCTTCGAGGTGCCCGGGTACCCGCGCCTCACCGAGGTCGGCGCCCGTCGCGCGTCGACGCAGCTCGGACACGGCCCGCTCGCGACCGTCGAGCCCGGCGTGCATGAGGGGTTCTACTCCACGGCGGATCTGCGGGAGCTCGTGGCCTATGCCGCCGAGCGCTTCGTGACGCTCGTCCCGGAGGTCGAGCTGCCCGGCCACGTGCAGGCGGCGCTGGCGGCGTATCCCGAGCTCGGGAACGTCGACGTCGGCGAACCGGTCGCCTCGGCGTGGGAGCGCTTCGGCGTCAACCGTCGCACGCTCGCGCCGACCGAGGCCTCGCTGGCTTTCGGGCGTGCCGCGATCGATGCCCTGTGCGACGTGTTCGACGCGGAGTGGATCGGCATCGGCGGTGACGAGGTGCCCGTGACGGAATGGGCGGAGAGCGCCGCCGCGGCCGAGCGGATGCGCGAGCTGGGTCTCGCCGACGCGCACGACGTGCAGCCCTGGTTCACGGCGCACTTCGTGGCCCACGTCCGTGCCAGGGGCAGGACCGCCCTGGCCTGGGACGAGGTGCTCGAGGGCGACGTGCCGGAGGGAGTGCGGATCCTCGCCTGGCGGGGACCCG
Coding sequences:
- a CDS encoding NADP-dependent isocitrate dehydrogenase, whose protein sequence is MTDDAIIYTYTDEAPALATASFLPIIQAYTGQAGIEVETRDISLAGRILAAFPQKLTPEQQVGDALAELGGLATLPEANIIKLPNISASIPQLKGAIAELQKQGYDIPDFPDEPSSLEEKDVRARYDRIKGSAVNPVLREGNSDRRAPLAVKNYAKKHPHRNKPFANGSKTRVATLGHDDFKHNERSWVAAHDDVLSFRHTAEDGTVTVLKEGLKVLPREIIDATFLSATELDAFLAETLKTAKADDVLYSVHLKATMMKVSDPIIFGHVVKAFFADVFAQYGDKLAAAGLSANDGLGSILSGLANVADGAEIAAAFDKAIAEGPRLSYVNSDKGITNLHVPSDVIVDASMPALVRNGGKLWGKDGEEADTLAVIPDSSYASVYQAVIDDVIANGPLDPATIGTVPNVGLMAQAAEEYGSHDKTFEIAADGIVQVLDSEGTVLIEHTVGKGDIWRATQTKHIPVMDWVKLAVTRARATGDPAVFWLDANRSHDAQIIAKVHQGLATLDTKGLTITILAPEEATRYTLARMRHGLDTISVTGNVLRDYLTDLFPILEVGTSAKMLSIVPLLAGGGLFETGAGGSAPKHVQQLVEQNYLRWDSLGEFFALAASLEHFADRTGNEKARVLAETLDAATGTFLEEDRSPGRALGTIDNRGSHYYLSLYWAQELAKQTKDADLAAAFAPIAETLAKNEETIVSELNAVQGTPVEIGGYYRPDDALVTAVMRPSATLNGIVDALR
- a CDS encoding GNAT family N-acetyltransferase translates to MSELRMVELSAATIVAVNNLSLKPGQEQFLAPVSYGIAATVINPQTSWQRVILDRNEVVGFVSANFDPEAPEEHFRSVLWRINVDADDQGRGVGRYAVEALVDEARARGVDHVDVIYEAGEGGPETFFHRVGFTPVGETAYGEVIAEIRVTT
- a CDS encoding family 20 glycosylhydrolase produces the protein MLLSAEKAADGLVRIYRGATVVDGTGSPRQVADVAVEGARIVAVLPGGADSDALELPEGAVEVDATGLVLAPGFIDMHAHSDLAVLTGAAHDAKIRQGVTTEVLGQDGLGYAPLDDATAAVIPAQIAGWNGLPPVAPWRTMDDLLAAIDEAAVTNAAVLVPQGNLRMIVVGHENRPATSDEIAAMAEMLGAALDAGAFGMSSGLTYTPGMYADVAELEALCRVVAERGGYWAPHTRSYGGGALDAYREALDIGRRTGCPVHLTHATMNFTPNRGRADELLALIDEAIADGVDVTLDTYPYLPGATTLAALLPSRLAATGDLLRTLSALDADGREAVRVELEEIGCDGFHGERADWTQIQISGTANPALADLVGRTVAEIAADTGRRAVDVVLDTVIADGGATGILMHIGDEDNVRAIMRHPQHAGGSDGILIGARPHPRGRGTFPRYLGHYVRELGILTLEEAVRHLAGTPARRLGLDRGDAPRGIIRAGAVADLVLFDPDLIAAGATFDDPLATPQGIVEVLVSGVAVLTDGEPTGATPGRALRMPPPAHRSTVPRIEARIDPLAPGFRWSGATPVLVSSETATFDNAASALAASVARLSGGAHDDALPPIRLLIDEGLGADAASAGRIGAEAFRVSVTEAGVEIRGASPAGVYRGATTLRQLRDPDAATALIPAGVWEGAPAYAWRGTMLDVARHFRPVDEVRRLIDLLVDHHLNVLHLHLTDDQGWRFEVPGYPRLTEVGARRASTQLGHGPLATVEPGVHEGFYSTADLRELVAYAAERFVTLVPEVELPGHVQAALAAYPELGNVDVGEPVASAWERFGVNRRTLAPTEASLAFGRAAIDALCDVFDAEWIGIGGDEVPVTEWAESAAAAERMRELGLADAHDVQPWFTAHFVAHVRARGRTALAWDEVLEGDVPEGVRILAWRGPVAMRDALRRGIPVVACPDLEVYLDYPQSASAEEPIRVGPPLTIERAYTLRVEDGAVGGQANIWSEHLPTRDRIDFAVFPRLAAIAERLWEGGEPAPYADFGRRLPTHLRRLRAAGVRYRPLDGPTPDQRRPGVPGKPLTIEAREDIVAGLVARLVERSQTAPAEYRK
- a CDS encoding alanine racemase, translating into MPLQIPDPVLGAWTKGFPAQAAGLRLSEVAAAGLHLSDLVTPVLTVHEDALTHNEETVFAWAEGRGVLLAPHGKTTMAPALWQRLLDAGAWGISVATPWQAEVAVDAGVATVLIANAVTDPAAVRQLGALLAADEGLRVLCWADSLVGVEILAAGMRDAARPLDVLVELGGAHGRTGARTLDEGERIARAIAEAPGLRLAGVAGYEGPFGPDRSAASVAAVDAYLRTLIELHERLTYDDDVRPVLTAGGSSFPDRAAEVLAPQNGTADIVLRSGAFQIHDDGFYSRMSPFGPLTGTAPLRSAMHAWSRVVSHPENGLALLDAGRRDVPFDLDLPVPQSVAGEITALNDQHAFLRLAADDGDAAGAEVGDVVRLGLSHPCTAFDKWRVVAVIDDPDAADPRVIGAVATCF
- a CDS encoding L,D-transpeptidase family protein, whose protein sequence is MKFVTDLISAPGAAAEAHGDDSAPTAVLTPGEASTEVVPPNTGEQPLAWAPVEPSPKKRRLGLWIGLGVGAVVLGAGAASMILIAPGTTVAGIPVGWMTPGAAAEAINSHLAETEVTLTGDGDGTVLSGADLGATVDATALADTAFAERPMWNLGSWMGDPVPAEIALDADKATAALRDAVPASFVDPVDAGVAFDATTGKYIITPSDAGTGIDVADLNAAFVDAVAAGSASFDYPGGPAEALPAVSDDDATATAAELNTMLGKIGFYVGDERTVPVKPAVAATWLKVVDDDGQLRIEADAQAIQATVDTLPKLVDRAPVNATNIVDSAGNVLRAEQTGATGRAVGDTSGVADQFAQQLAAGDGVFALTVSETPFKTVNLARRIEINLSQQRAYLFQNNEVVKSWAVSTGLPGTPTPTGNFKVFAHTAMQDMGCYEGAPYCTEDVPWITWFAPNIGFHGTYWHNNFGNRMSHGCVNLPIDLAKYVYDWSPEGLEVSVYN
- a CDS encoding RidA family protein, yielding MTAKTRVSTDAAPAPAHTFSQGVRKGPFVQVSGQGPVDPTTNEYLFPGDVAAQTTRTLENVKAIVEASGATFDDVVMLRVYLTKREDFPIMNDAYGAFVSAHTTGDVLPSRTTVFTGLPREEMLVEIDGIAIVD